In Desulfurococcaceae archaeon MEX13E-LK6-19, the genomic window CTTGATATTAACATCGTGATGAAATCGCTTAATGTCCTTAACTAAAAGTGGAGTTCTATTGCATTAATAGTATTGGACAGTAAACAAAAATAGGAGTAATTGTTTATTCTAAAGTTTATCAATTATATCCTTGGTATTTATTGTTACAGGAAGTGTAACTAGGTCATGCCACGATGTGATCCTGTATTCTATTAGTATCTTTTCTGGAGCTACATTGAGTAGTAATGCTGATTTTGTGAACGTCTCTAATATGTATTTTAGTGAATTTTTCTTTTCAGGTCTTACTTTGGTGCTTTTCTTAATGTTTATCCTCATAGAAAATGGATTCAAGGTTAAACAGCTTATCTCGTTACATCTTGGAACATCTGGAGCTATTAAAAATACTAAATCTGCTTGACCTAGACTATCATATTCTAGAGCTTGTTTGTATCCAGAATGAGCCCTCCTATATGATGGCTCTACCTCCCCTATAGTAATGATGTTATCTGAACTAATTAATGGCAGTTTTACATCAGGTTCAATCCGAGGAGCAGGCCCATAGAGACTGTAAATTGTTATTTCAGGTAAAAAAGCACCAGTATGTATAATCCCTTTATCCACAAGCTCATTGTTTATCTCTGTTCTCCAAGCAATTATATCTGGGAATTTCATGATAAAGTGTCCTTTAACGAATGGCTTTTCAAGATACAGCCCATGACCAGCATATCCAGCTACGTCAACAAGAAATCCCATTGCTCTTAGAACGGAGCCTCCAAGAATACAACCAATAGTTTCTTCAACCTCTTCTTCATGCCTTATATTGACCAGTATTACATTTAGATAATCCCTTCTAATAAGATCCCTAACATTCTCTAGTTCACGTAATATAACGTCCCTAGCATAGGATCTTGAAGCATAATTGAAATCACCTATGAGAAGAAGCAATGGCTCGTCGGTAAAGGGTGGGATATTTAGATCACGGTATAAGAGATGGGGCAGAGGGAATTCTTGTATACCATAAAGATTAGCCTGTGGCATATTCATCCATATGTCTGGTTTATGTTTTGCATTAGGAAAGAAGTCTGGGATACTATCCATAAATGCTAAGTAACTGTAGAATATGACCTTCATAAACGGATCGGTTATTATAAATGATCTATAACCATTCCTTTTCATACCCCATAGAAAACCCTTCCTAATAAATCCCGCTATATAGTCGGAAACATGCATATTAGCTCCCTTGCCGCAATAAAATTATCTATCAAACAATTAATTAGTTTTAATAGAGAAATCGCTTATCAGATCTTTACGTCAATGACTATATTTCTCGTAAAGCATAACCAAGTCATACAGAGCCAGATCTATTTTTGATAAACTGCTCTATAGACATATCCATTACTTCTCCCTATACGAGGAGCTCACAATCATACTTAATCTTTGTTATCGTCGAGATGATTTTACAGTTAATATCTCGTAGTGTGTTTGTGGCCGAAATTATAGTATAAAACTAGAAAGCGAGAATATTTTAATTACTTTTTATTAGAAAAACCTGTAATATTTTTACAAAAACTTTCCAATAACATAACATTACATTAAGAAAAGAAGCGTTCTTACGCTACATCATAAGGACTCCTAATGAGTCTACCGTCTTCTCGACAAGAAGTGTATCAATATTTTTACTTTACTTCTCTATTAATACAGTTCACAAGATCTTAGCTTCATATACGGTTTAGAGCGGAAAATGCCAAATATTTTATTGTAGGAGGTGTTCTTGTTTGGTTAAGGCTGTTGTTTATGCTAGAATTTTTTCTAGCGATGAAGATATTGATAACCAGGTTAAGAGTATTCTAGACTGGGCTAGGAGGAATGGCTATAATATTGTAAGGGTGTTTAGGGATGAAGATGAAGTTGATGCTAGTAGTCTTCTGAAGCGTAAGGTATTCAAGGATATGCTAGGGTTCTGTAGAAACAATAGTGTGAAGACAATCCTAGTATATGATTTTAGTCGTCTTGGCAAGGGTCTTAGAGAAACTGTTGATTATTTGAAGCAATTGCTTGAAGAAGGATTCACGGTAATATTCACTAGA contains:
- a CDS encoding recombinase family protein, with translation MVKAVVYARIFSSDEDIDNQVKSILDWARRNGYNIVRVFRDEDEVDASSLLKRKVFKDMLGFCRNNSVKTILVYDFSRLGKGLRETVDYLKQLLEEGFTVIFTRSNMKAYLEYTMGKSKISLLLMSVLSRDLSGIKPETIGSLGLGLEEYKEAPVYGKNIVEMTRPDNYAIEYQQLLRYVNNPYYIGFKRLHVSS